A stretch of Dermochelys coriacea isolate rDerCor1 chromosome 6, rDerCor1.pri.v4, whole genome shotgun sequence DNA encodes these proteins:
- the ANGEL1 gene encoding protein angel homolog 1 isoform X3 — MTSLSNLNAATEVTWCSDQQDDELHTLISLGPKEHAAVTLAKLSEEESVAMVGIAAWAAVRTQTDHQISGCTPSALEREDEDTAVLDWSLAHDTEIVPVEATAWHFYETGQFQPFPAERPYHEILWRDWEDLFTQFAVPELGSDNGPLFEFRVMSYNILAQDLVKQSPDLYLHCQPDILDWSYRLPNLLQEIQHWDPDVLCLQEVQENHYREQLEPTFRMMGFACLYKQRTGKKTDGCAVCYKHSRFQLISASPVEYFRPGLDILNRDNVGLVLLLQPLLPEGVGQKATSPLCVANTHVLYNPRRGDIKLAQMALLLAEVDKVAKTVERGYCPVILCGDLNAVPDSPLYKFIRNGQLSYHGMPAWKVSGQEDFSQQLHQRKLQTPLWHSCLGITDNCQYVTLCQPKKSDRHKYSRDFLLQFRFCDAACERPAHLILQKGVTDVKPDRPAHWPKHLTMVNDPDPELFFPRFPGVIRHGLNLTSAYSHFLPQRGRPEVTTMPMGLGATVDYIFYSAEPIENGNEGGRRLYRDGALKLLGRLSLLSEDVLWLANGLPNPFCSSDHLCLLASFGLEISSA; from the exons ATGACCAGCCTTAGCAATCTGAATGCGGCTACAGAGGTCACATGGTGCAGTGATCAGCAAGACGATGAGCTACATACATTAATATCTCTAGGACCAAAGGAACATGCTGCAGTCACATTGGCAAAATTATCAGAAGAGGAAAGTGTGGCTATGGTGGGCATTGCAGCATGGGCAGCTGTAAGGACACAGACCGATCACCAGATTAGTGGCTGCACCCCTTCAGCCCTGGAAAGGGAGGATGAAGATACTGCTGTGCTGGACTGGAGCCTAGCACATGACACAGAGATAGTGCCAGTGGAGGCCACAGCTTGGCACTTTTATGAGACAGGACAATTCCAGCCTTTTCCAGCAGAGAGACCTTACCACG AGATTTTATGGAGGGACTGGGAGGATCTCTTTACACAGTTTGCGGTTCCAGAGCTGGGCTCAGACAATGGGCCTCTGTTTGAATTCCGAGTCATGTCTTACAACATTCTGGCCCAGGACCTGGTGAAGCAGAGCCCTGATCTCTACCTGCATTGCCAACCAGATATCCTGGACTGGAGCTATCGTCTCCCAAACCTCTTGCAGGAAATCCAGCACTGGGACCCTGAT GTTCTGTGTCTCCAGGAAGTGCAGGAGAATCACTACCGCGAGCAGCTGGAGCCAACATTCAGGATGATGG gcTTTGCGTGCTTATACaaacagagaacaggaaaaaagaCAGATGGCTGCGCAGTCTGCTACAAGCACAGCAGGTTCCAGCTGATCAGTGCCAGCCCTGTAGAATACTTCCGGCCTGGCCTGGACATCCTAAACAGAGACAATGTGGGTCTGGTGTTGCTGCTGCAACCTCTACTCCCGGAGGGTGTAGGACAGAAGGCAACAAGCCCCCTGTGTGTGGCTAACACTCATGTGCTGTATAATCCCCGCCGAGGAGATATCAAACTTGCACAGATGGCCTTGCTCCTAGCAGAGGTTGACAAGGTTGCGAAAACTGTTGAGCGTGGGTATTGTCCTGTCATCTTGTGTGGAGACCTGAACGCTGTGCCTGACTCTCCGTTGTACAAGTTCATCCGGAATGGTCAGCTCTCCTACCATGGGATGCCAGCCTGGAAG GTTTCTGGACAGGAAGACTTCTCCCAGCAGCTGCACCAGCGGAAGCTGCAGACCCCACTCTGGCACAGCTGTCTAGGTATAACGGACAACTGTCAATATGTCACTCTTTGCCAGCCAAAGAAATCAG ACAGACACAAATACAGCCGGGACTTCCTGCTTCAGTTCCGTTTCTGTGATGCTGCCTGTGAACGACCTGCACATCTGATTCTGCAGAAGGGCGTGACAGATGTTAAACCAG ATCGCCCTGCACATTGGCCCAAGCATCTCACCATGGTGAATGATCCTgatccagagctcttcttcccaAG GTTTCCAGGTGTTATCCGGCATGGCCTTAATCTGACCTCTGCCTATAGCCACTTCTTGCCCCAGAGAGGTCGCCCTGAGGTCACAACCATGCCCATGGGCCTTGGAGCTACAGTTGATTATATCTTCTACTCAGCAGAGCCCATTGAGAATGGGAACGAAGGGG GTCGCAGGCTATATCGAGATGGAGCCCTGAAGCTGCTTGGCCGCCTCTCCCTGCTTTCCGAAGATGTCCTGTGGTTGGCAAATGGCTTACCCAATCCCTTTTGCTCATCTGATCACCTCTGTCTGCTGGCTAGCTTTGGCTTGGAGATCTCCAGTGCCTGA
- the ANGEL1 gene encoding protein angel homolog 1 isoform X2 has protein sequence MIGTVLCYLLLPAARLLRALRDAFFTCRKNVLLAKSPTTQVGGISSVPSRRSVPEEQEALLQQQPEAEAGGLHSSESPLVVAKVSATLPSDWLEGSELLMTSLSNLNAATEVTWCSDQQDDELHTLISLGPKEHAAVTLAKLSEEESVAMVGIAAWAAVRTQTDHQISGCTPSALEREDEDTAVLDWSLAHDTEIVPVEATAWHFYETGQFQPFPAERPYHEILWRDWEDLFTQFAVPELGSDNGPLFEFRVMSYNILAQDLVKQSPDLYLHCQPDILDWSYRLPNLLQEIQHWDPDVLCLQEVQENHYREQLEPTFRMMGFACLYKQRTGKKTDGCAVCYKHSRFQLISASPVEYFRPGLDILNRDNVGLVLLLQPLLPEGVGQKATSPLCVANTHVLYNPRRGDIKLAQMALLLAEVDKVAKTVERGYCPVILCGDLNAVPDSPLYKFIRNGQLSYHGMPAWKVSGQEDFSQQLHQRKLQTPLWHSCLGITDNCQYVTLCQPKKSDRHKYSRDFLLQFRFCDAACERPAHLILQKGVTDVKPDRPAHWPKHLTMVNDPDPELFFPSHFLPQRGRPEVTTMPMGLGATVDYIFYSAEPIENGNEGGRRLYRDGALKLLGRLSLLSEDVLWLANGLPNPFCSSDHLCLLASFGLEISSA, from the exons ATGATCGGCACCGTGCTCTGCTACCTGCTGCTGCCCGCAGCGCGGCTCCTCCGGGCCCTCCGAG ATGCTTTCTTTACGTGTCGAAAGAATGTGCTTCTGGCGAAGAGCCCGACCACCCAGGTAGGGGGTATCTCTTCTGTGCCCAGCAGGAGGTCCGTTCCAGAAGAGCAGGAagccctgctgcagcagcagccggaggCGGAAGCTGGTGGGCTACACAGCAGTGAGAGTCCTCTAGTGGTGGCGAAGGTGTCAGCCACACTGCCTAGTGACTGGCTGGAAGGCTCAGAATTATTGATGACCAGCCTTAGCAATCTGAATGCGGCTACAGAGGTCACATGGTGCAGTGATCAGCAAGACGATGAGCTACATACATTAATATCTCTAGGACCAAAGGAACATGCTGCAGTCACATTGGCAAAATTATCAGAAGAGGAAAGTGTGGCTATGGTGGGCATTGCAGCATGGGCAGCTGTAAGGACACAGACCGATCACCAGATTAGTGGCTGCACCCCTTCAGCCCTGGAAAGGGAGGATGAAGATACTGCTGTGCTGGACTGGAGCCTAGCACATGACACAGAGATAGTGCCAGTGGAGGCCACAGCTTGGCACTTTTATGAGACAGGACAATTCCAGCCTTTTCCAGCAGAGAGACCTTACCACG AGATTTTATGGAGGGACTGGGAGGATCTCTTTACACAGTTTGCGGTTCCAGAGCTGGGCTCAGACAATGGGCCTCTGTTTGAATTCCGAGTCATGTCTTACAACATTCTGGCCCAGGACCTGGTGAAGCAGAGCCCTGATCTCTACCTGCATTGCCAACCAGATATCCTGGACTGGAGCTATCGTCTCCCAAACCTCTTGCAGGAAATCCAGCACTGGGACCCTGAT GTTCTGTGTCTCCAGGAAGTGCAGGAGAATCACTACCGCGAGCAGCTGGAGCCAACATTCAGGATGATGG gcTTTGCGTGCTTATACaaacagagaacaggaaaaaagaCAGATGGCTGCGCAGTCTGCTACAAGCACAGCAGGTTCCAGCTGATCAGTGCCAGCCCTGTAGAATACTTCCGGCCTGGCCTGGACATCCTAAACAGAGACAATGTGGGTCTGGTGTTGCTGCTGCAACCTCTACTCCCGGAGGGTGTAGGACAGAAGGCAACAAGCCCCCTGTGTGTGGCTAACACTCATGTGCTGTATAATCCCCGCCGAGGAGATATCAAACTTGCACAGATGGCCTTGCTCCTAGCAGAGGTTGACAAGGTTGCGAAAACTGTTGAGCGTGGGTATTGTCCTGTCATCTTGTGTGGAGACCTGAACGCTGTGCCTGACTCTCCGTTGTACAAGTTCATCCGGAATGGTCAGCTCTCCTACCATGGGATGCCAGCCTGGAAG GTTTCTGGACAGGAAGACTTCTCCCAGCAGCTGCACCAGCGGAAGCTGCAGACCCCACTCTGGCACAGCTGTCTAGGTATAACGGACAACTGTCAATATGTCACTCTTTGCCAGCCAAAGAAATCAG ACAGACACAAATACAGCCGGGACTTCCTGCTTCAGTTCCGTTTCTGTGATGCTGCCTGTGAACGACCTGCACATCTGATTCTGCAGAAGGGCGTGACAGATGTTAAACCAG ATCGCCCTGCACATTGGCCCAAGCATCTCACCATGGTGAATGATCCTgatccagagctcttcttcccaAG CCACTTCTTGCCCCAGAGAGGTCGCCCTGAGGTCACAACCATGCCCATGGGCCTTGGAGCTACAGTTGATTATATCTTCTACTCAGCAGAGCCCATTGAGAATGGGAACGAAGGGG GTCGCAGGCTATATCGAGATGGAGCCCTGAAGCTGCTTGGCCGCCTCTCCCTGCTTTCCGAAGATGTCCTGTGGTTGGCAAATGGCTTACCCAATCCCTTTTGCTCATCTGATCACCTCTGTCTGCTGGCTAGCTTTGGCTTGGAGATCTCCAGTGCCTGA
- the ANGEL1 gene encoding protein angel homolog 1 isoform X1: MIGTVLCYLLLPAARLLRALRDAFFTCRKNVLLAKSPTTQVGGISSVPSRRSVPEEQEALLQQQPEAEAGGLHSSESPLVVAKVSATLPSDWLEGSELLMTSLSNLNAATEVTWCSDQQDDELHTLISLGPKEHAAVTLAKLSEEESVAMVGIAAWAAVRTQTDHQISGCTPSALEREDEDTAVLDWSLAHDTEIVPVEATAWHFYETGQFQPFPAERPYHEILWRDWEDLFTQFAVPELGSDNGPLFEFRVMSYNILAQDLVKQSPDLYLHCQPDILDWSYRLPNLLQEIQHWDPDVLCLQEVQENHYREQLEPTFRMMGFACLYKQRTGKKTDGCAVCYKHSRFQLISASPVEYFRPGLDILNRDNVGLVLLLQPLLPEGVGQKATSPLCVANTHVLYNPRRGDIKLAQMALLLAEVDKVAKTVERGYCPVILCGDLNAVPDSPLYKFIRNGQLSYHGMPAWKVSGQEDFSQQLHQRKLQTPLWHSCLGITDNCQYVTLCQPKKSDRHKYSRDFLLQFRFCDAACERPAHLILQKGVTDVKPDRPAHWPKHLTMVNDPDPELFFPRFPGVIRHGLNLTSAYSHFLPQRGRPEVTTMPMGLGATVDYIFYSAEPIENGNEGGRRLYRDGALKLLGRLSLLSEDVLWLANGLPNPFCSSDHLCLLASFGLEISSA, translated from the exons ATGATCGGCACCGTGCTCTGCTACCTGCTGCTGCCCGCAGCGCGGCTCCTCCGGGCCCTCCGAG ATGCTTTCTTTACGTGTCGAAAGAATGTGCTTCTGGCGAAGAGCCCGACCACCCAGGTAGGGGGTATCTCTTCTGTGCCCAGCAGGAGGTCCGTTCCAGAAGAGCAGGAagccctgctgcagcagcagccggaggCGGAAGCTGGTGGGCTACACAGCAGTGAGAGTCCTCTAGTGGTGGCGAAGGTGTCAGCCACACTGCCTAGTGACTGGCTGGAAGGCTCAGAATTATTGATGACCAGCCTTAGCAATCTGAATGCGGCTACAGAGGTCACATGGTGCAGTGATCAGCAAGACGATGAGCTACATACATTAATATCTCTAGGACCAAAGGAACATGCTGCAGTCACATTGGCAAAATTATCAGAAGAGGAAAGTGTGGCTATGGTGGGCATTGCAGCATGGGCAGCTGTAAGGACACAGACCGATCACCAGATTAGTGGCTGCACCCCTTCAGCCCTGGAAAGGGAGGATGAAGATACTGCTGTGCTGGACTGGAGCCTAGCACATGACACAGAGATAGTGCCAGTGGAGGCCACAGCTTGGCACTTTTATGAGACAGGACAATTCCAGCCTTTTCCAGCAGAGAGACCTTACCACG AGATTTTATGGAGGGACTGGGAGGATCTCTTTACACAGTTTGCGGTTCCAGAGCTGGGCTCAGACAATGGGCCTCTGTTTGAATTCCGAGTCATGTCTTACAACATTCTGGCCCAGGACCTGGTGAAGCAGAGCCCTGATCTCTACCTGCATTGCCAACCAGATATCCTGGACTGGAGCTATCGTCTCCCAAACCTCTTGCAGGAAATCCAGCACTGGGACCCTGAT GTTCTGTGTCTCCAGGAAGTGCAGGAGAATCACTACCGCGAGCAGCTGGAGCCAACATTCAGGATGATGG gcTTTGCGTGCTTATACaaacagagaacaggaaaaaagaCAGATGGCTGCGCAGTCTGCTACAAGCACAGCAGGTTCCAGCTGATCAGTGCCAGCCCTGTAGAATACTTCCGGCCTGGCCTGGACATCCTAAACAGAGACAATGTGGGTCTGGTGTTGCTGCTGCAACCTCTACTCCCGGAGGGTGTAGGACAGAAGGCAACAAGCCCCCTGTGTGTGGCTAACACTCATGTGCTGTATAATCCCCGCCGAGGAGATATCAAACTTGCACAGATGGCCTTGCTCCTAGCAGAGGTTGACAAGGTTGCGAAAACTGTTGAGCGTGGGTATTGTCCTGTCATCTTGTGTGGAGACCTGAACGCTGTGCCTGACTCTCCGTTGTACAAGTTCATCCGGAATGGTCAGCTCTCCTACCATGGGATGCCAGCCTGGAAG GTTTCTGGACAGGAAGACTTCTCCCAGCAGCTGCACCAGCGGAAGCTGCAGACCCCACTCTGGCACAGCTGTCTAGGTATAACGGACAACTGTCAATATGTCACTCTTTGCCAGCCAAAGAAATCAG ACAGACACAAATACAGCCGGGACTTCCTGCTTCAGTTCCGTTTCTGTGATGCTGCCTGTGAACGACCTGCACATCTGATTCTGCAGAAGGGCGTGACAGATGTTAAACCAG ATCGCCCTGCACATTGGCCCAAGCATCTCACCATGGTGAATGATCCTgatccagagctcttcttcccaAG GTTTCCAGGTGTTATCCGGCATGGCCTTAATCTGACCTCTGCCTATAGCCACTTCTTGCCCCAGAGAGGTCGCCCTGAGGTCACAACCATGCCCATGGGCCTTGGAGCTACAGTTGATTATATCTTCTACTCAGCAGAGCCCATTGAGAATGGGAACGAAGGGG GTCGCAGGCTATATCGAGATGGAGCCCTGAAGCTGCTTGGCCGCCTCTCCCTGCTTTCCGAAGATGTCCTGTGGTTGGCAAATGGCTTACCCAATCCCTTTTGCTCATCTGATCACCTCTGTCTGCTGGCTAGCTTTGGCTTGGAGATCTCCAGTGCCTGA